The Eremothecium gossypii ATCC 10895 chromosome IV, complete sequence genome contains a region encoding:
- the SAW1 gene encoding DNA-binding protein SAW1 (Syntenic homolog of Saccharomyces cerevisiae YAL027W (SAW1)) — protein MSPTHALLQLQPGYVMPVRVFINRREVLNNAASCSLFEAPILSNSAIVRLKSPSVRVHLSEDDKQSLLAELRDDLLYIIYELGSPGAEETLRKFKIGGLADFRDIVRAAEQGDRPEQPIPGLDLHTMTFERLDKQRFRLHFEHNWVVNIILNDIRKLAVWRRLLLCDIAPIGVPAAAAPAPMPAGAPYVLLRERRGRVSPQGMLQEDAPEGVPREGDLNVEQKPVLDYRYKSVTNLGPGIEIHVLQRPRRVRPR, from the coding sequence ATGTCACCTACACACGcactgctgcagctgcagccgGGCTATGTCATGCCGGTGCGTGTTTTCATCAACCGGCGAGAGGTACTGAATAACGCGGCCTCGTGCTCCCTGTTCGAAGCTCCGATTCTTTCAAACAGCGCGATTGTACGCTTGAAGTCGCCGTCCGTGCGCGTACACCTCTCGGAGGACGACAAACAGAGCCTGCTCGCCGAGCTGCGGGACGATCTACTGTACATTATCTATGAACTGGGGAGTCCGGGCGCGGAAGAGACGCTGCGCAAGTTCAAGATCGGGGGCCTAGCCGACTTCCGGGACATCGTGCGTGCGGCAGAGCAGGGTGATCGCCCGGAGCAGCCGATCCCAGGGCTGGATCTGCATACAATGACGTTCGAGAGGCTGGACAAGCAGCGTTTTCGGCTTCACTTCGAGCACAACTGGGTCGTCAATATCATCCTGAACGACATACGCAAGCTAGCCGTCTGGCGCCGTCTGCTGCTCTGCGATATCGCGCCAATTGGTGTacccgcagccgcagcgcctgcgccaATGCCAGCTGGCGCGCCATATGTGCTTTTGCGTGAGCGTCGCGGTCGCGTTTCGCCGCAGGGCATGCTACAAGAGGATGCCCCAGAGGGCGTGCCGCGTGAAGGGGACCTGAATGTGGAACAAAAGCCCGTACTGGACTATAGGTACAAAAGCGTGACCAACCTGGGGCCTGGGATAGAGATACACGTACTGCAGAGGCCGCGGCGCGTCCGTCCACGCTAA
- a CDS encoding ADR353Cp (Syntenic homolog of Saccharomyces cerevisiae YOR324C (FRT1) and YAL028W (FRT2)), producing the protein MEHGRKRRGARSGVGAAAGRFSDCLFECATAPGAAPNTAASVSVPAARTQRLVEQFLQPAGEQRVTAAQGRAALGSSVGSVESAATVAEVLALDVGAAGRSGTAAPSGSGPAAGHGRPEVLALDARARAAVTRGLLPRADALAAVEAALGKLGAEAAREAGAVRRLQQEVVEAPSDAVRAAEREAFSARLESAFRPALVTLQTLETRLAHGRSAAAALETRLRRLEHAAVLEKRAADMRRGERLAARLANQRAAMCDMAALAFAVLAIWLVMWGV; encoded by the coding sequence ATGGAACACGGTCGCAAGCGGAGAGGGGCACGCAGCGGCGTgggcgcggcagcggggCGGTTTAGCGATTGCCTCTTTGAGTGCGCCACCGCGCCTGGCGCGGCCCCGAACACAGCGGCTAGCGTGTCAGTGCCTGCAGCACGGACCCAGCGGCTAGTAGAGCAGTTCCTGCAGCCTGCGGGAGAACAGCGCGTGACAGCCGCCCAAGGTCGCGCCGCTCTGGGCTCGTCTGTGGGCAGCGTCGAGAGCGCGGCGACTGTGGCCGaggtgctggcgctggacgTGGGCGCAGCAGGACGGAGCGGCACTGCTGCGCCCAGCGGTAGCGGCCCAGCCGCGGGCCACGGGCGCCCAGAGGTGCTCGCGCTAGacgcgcgggcgcgggccgCTGTGACACGTGGGCTGCTTCCGCGCGCCGACGCCCTGGCGGCAGTGGAAGCGGCGCTTGGCAAGTTGGGGGCGGAAGCTGCACGCGAGGCGGGCGCGGTGCGGAGGCTACAGCAGGAGGTTGTGGAGGCGCCCTCAGACGCGGtgcgggcggcggagcgGGAAGCGTTCAGCGCCCGCCTGGAAAGCGCGTTCCGGCCCGCGCTGGTCACACTGCAGACGCTGGAGACGCGGTTGGCGCATGGGAGGTCGGCGGCCGCCGCACTGGAGACGCGACTTCGGCGCCTAGAACACGCGGCCGTGCTGGAGAAGCGTGCTGCAGACATGCGGCGTGGTGAAAGGCTGGCCGCACGCTTGGCTAATCAACGTGCCGCGATGTGCGATATGGCTGCGTTGGCGTTCGCTGTGCTGGCCATCTGGTTAGTAATGTGGGGCGTCTGA
- the MYO2 gene encoding myosin 2 (Syntenic homolog of Saccharomyces cerevisiae YOR326W (MYO2) and YAL029C (MYO4)) codes for MSYEVGTRCWYPDKEQGWIGGEITKHRLVGDKYQLDLTLENGEVVEITAPSVEEGSCEELPLLRNPPILEATEDLTSLSYLNEPAVLHAIKARYAQLNIYTYSGIVLIATNPFDRVDQLYSQDMIQAYAGRRRGELEPHLFAIAEEAYSLMKNSKQNQTIVVSGESGAGKTVSAKYIMRYFATVEQSNLVGSGGSMHHIEMSETEKKILATNPIMEAFGNAKTTRNDNSSRFGKYLEILFDKDISIIGARIRTYLLERSRLVFQPPSERNYHIFYQLLAGLPEETKKELKLGGVEEYHYMNQGGASEIQGVDDREEYAITTKALSLVDITERTQTALFKVLAALLHIGNIDVKKTRNDASVSATDPSLEIACELLGIDAYNFAKWITKKQITTRSEKIVSNLNYGQAVVARDSVAKFIYSALFDWLVENINNVLCNPAVINEIASFIGVLDIYGFEHFEKNSFEQFCINYANEKLQQEFNQHVFKLEQEEYVKEEIQWSFIEFNDNQPCIDLIENKLGILSLLDEESRLPAGSDETWTQKLYQTLDKPPTNTVFSKPRFGQTKFVVSHYAHDVAYDVEGFIEKNRDTVSDGHLEVLKGSTNETLLAILETIDRNAAKLAEKLESQKKPGPTTRTVNRKPTLGSLFKQSLVELMSTINSTNVHYIRCIKPNEEKEAWKFDNLMVLSQLRACGVLETIRISCAGFPTRWTYDEFALRYHILVPSTNWTKIFATGTTEEEINQLCKNILDTTVTDKEKYQLGNTKIFFKAGMLAFLEKKRTDKLNSSSTMIQKKIKGIYYRRRYLEITNAIKRTHSVAKGNLLRARIDLEFKTWAAITIQSLYRGSLIRRDTIHLLDSIIRTQSLLRRSLARKELRARLETDAAITIQKNIRAFKPRTSYITNRRSTIVVQSLVRRRFAKRKLETLKQEAKSVSHLKEVSYKLENKVIELTESLAAKVKENKDLNSRIKELQLSLNESANIRELLKTKQEEYRKSIDQQKDTHAAAYEEVTGRLTLAMKEVDDARQEIDQLKSKQEDLKLEVKAKIEELSKVRQDLSDSRTQNSDLSNEVSSLKEEIARLHNAIRNAPATGTLSPTRSKRISSYSGLDNIGSPKQWNVVSLNNGLMEEETRSIMSQLSQINDELYKLLNDDRPLTSEIVEGLLKSGKIPQPGFAANLTRKEVLYPARVLIIILSDMWRLGLTEQSERFLAEVLSTIQTLVTNLKGDNVIINGAFWLTNVRELYSFAIYAHDSILNDNAYIKDLNEDEYKQYVTLVSVLKDDFESLSYNIYNIWLKKLQKELEKRAVSAVVMSQSLPGFIVPESSAFLPKIFSSSSSYKMDDILTFFNTIYWSMKAYHVETEVYREVIMSLLRYVDAICFNDLIMKRNFLSWKRGLQLNYNVTRLEEWCKVHHIPEGSDCLEHMLQASKLLQLKKANMEDINIIWEICSSLKPAQIQKLISQYSAADYEVPIPQEILSFVADRVKKESALSNDGKSASHSSDIFLPVATGSFADPFSQIEPREINKIEAHIPAWLNLPISRRVVELITENVSAQESQAQDLE; via the coding sequence ATGTCCTACGAAGTTGGAACGCGTTGCTGGTACCCGGACAAGGAGCAGGGGTGGATCGGGGGGGAGATCACGAAGCACCGGCTGGTGGGCGACAAGTACCAGCTCGACCTCACGCTCGAGAACGGCGAAGTGGTCGAGATCACGGCGCCGAGTGTGGAAGAGGGCTCGTGCGAGGAGCTTCCGCTGTTGCGGAACCCACCGATTCTTGAGGCGACCGAGGACTTAACGTCGCTCTCGTACTTGAACGAGCCTGCGGTTTTGCACGCGATCAAGGCGCGGTACGCGCAGCTAAACATCTACACGTACTCGGGTATTGTGCTTATCGCGACGAACCCGTTCGATCGGGTGGATCAGCTCTACTCGCAGGACATGATTCAGGCGTACgcagggcggcggcggggcgaGTTGGAGCCGCACTTGTTTGCGATTGCGGAGGAGGCTTACAGTCTGATGAAGAACAGCAAGCAGAACCAGACGATCGTGGTGTCGGGCGAGTCGGGTGCGGGCAAGACGGTTTCCGCCAAATACATCATGCGTTACTTTGCGACAGTAGAACAGAGCAATCTAGTGGGGAGTGGTGGCTCAATGCATCACATTGAGATGTCGGAGACGGAAAAAAAGATCTTGGCCACGAATCCGATCATGGAGGCTTTCGGAAATGCAAAGACGACGCGAAATGACAACTCTTCACGTTTCGGAAAGTATCTAGAGATTCTGTTTGACAAAGATATTTCCATTATCGGCGCTCGTATACGGACCTATCTTTTGGAACGGTCGCGGCTTGTGTTCCAGCCACCCTCGGAACGGAACTACCACATTTTCTATCAGCTTTTGGCAGGGTTGCCGGAGGAAACGAAGAAAGAACTGAAGTTGGGTGGTGTAGAGGAATATCACTATATGAACCAGGGAGGCGCGTCAGAGATCCAGGGCGTGGATGACCGCGAGGAGTATGCTATCACCACCAAGGCCCTCTCTTTGGTCGATATCACAGAGCGCACGCAGACTGCGCTATTCAAGGTCTTGGCTGCGTTGTTACACATCGGTAATATAGATGTCAAGAAAACAAGGAATGATGCGTCAGTAAGTGCAACTGATCCTAGCTTGGAGATTGCATGTGAGTTGCTTGGCATTGATGCATACAATTTCGCAAAATGGATCACCAAGAAGCAGATTACGACTAGGTCGGAGAAGATTGTTTCGAATCTCAACTACGGTCAGGCCGTTGTGGCTCGTGATTCCGTTGCCAAATTCATATATTCTGCATTGTTCGACTGGTTGGTTGAGAACATAAATAATGTCCTATGCAACCCAGCAGTGATAAATGAAATTGCGTCCTTCATTGGCGTCCTTGATATCTATGGGTTTGAACATTTTGAAAAGAATTCTTTCGAACAATTCTGTATCAATTACGCGAACGAAAAGTTGCAACAAGAGTTCAATCAGCACGTCTTCAAGTTGGAGCAGGAAGAATACGTAAAGGAAGAGATACAGTGGTCCTTTATTGAGTTCAATGATAACCAACCATGCATTGACCTAATTGAAAATAAGTTAGGAATCTTATCTCTCCTTGATGAAGAATCCCGACTCCCAGCTGGTTCGGACGAGACTTGGACACAGAAGTTGTACCAGACTCTAGACAAACCCCCAACGAATACTGTTTTCTCTAAGCCTCGGTTTGGCCAGACGAAGTTTGTTGTTTCGCACTACGCCCATGATGTTGCGTACGACGTTGAAGGCTTCATTGAAAAGAACAGAGATACAGTGTCTGACGGCCACCTAGAGGTATTAAAGGGGTCAACAAATGAGACTTTGCTTGCCATTTTAGAAACAATTGATAGAAATGCCGCAAAACTGGCTGAGAAATTGGAGTCCCAGAAAAAGCCTGGACCTACTACCAGAACTGTTAATAGAAAACCTACGTTGGGTTCTCTTTTCAAGCAATCGTTGGTTGAATTGATGAGTACAATTAACTCTACGAACGTACATTACATTCGGTGCATCAAACCGAATGAAGAAAAGGAGGCATGGAAGTTCGACAACTTGATGGTGCTTTCCCAATTGAGAGCATGTGGTGTTTTGGAAACGATTAGGATTTCATGTGCTGGGTTCCCAACCAGATGGACTTACGATGAGTTTGCCTTAAGATACCATATATTGGTGCCATCAACCAATTGGACTAAAATCTTTGCCACTGGCACTACTGAAGAAGAGATCAATCAGCTTTGTAAAAACATCTTGGATACCACAGTTACTGATAAAGAAAAATACCAGTTGGGAAATACCAAGATTTTTTTCAAGGCTGGTATGTTAGCGTTCTTGGAGAAGAAGAGAACTGACAAATTGAATTCTTCTTCTACTATGATCCAAAAGAAGATTAAGGGTATTTACTACCGTAGAAGGTACCTCGAGATCACTAATGCTATCAAAAGAACCCATTCTGTGGCAAAAGGTAATCTTCTTCGTGCTCGCATTGACTTGGAATTCAAGACGTGGGCAGCAATCACAATTCAGTCTCTGTACAGAGGATCCCTTATTCGCCGCGATACCATCCATCTGTTAGATTCCATCATCAGGACTCAGTCTCTCTTGAGAAGATCATTAGCTCGCAAGGAATTGAGGGCAAGACTCGAAACTGATGCTGCTATAACGATTCAGAAGAACATTAGAGCATTCAAACCAAGGACAAGTTACATTACAAATAGAAGAAGTACTATTGTTGTGCAATCCTTGGTGAGAAGAAGATTCGCAAAGCGGAAGCTAGAAACTTTGAAACAGGAGGCGAAGTCCGTCAGCCACTTGAAGGAAGTATCATACAAACTAGAAAACAAGGTCATCGAGTTGACAGAGTCGTTGGCTGCTAAGGTCAAGGAGAACAAAGACTTGAATTCCCGGATTAAAGAGCTACAGTTGTCTCTAAACGAATCTGCCAATATTCGGGAATTGTTGAAGACCAAGCAGGAAGAGTATCGGAAATCCATCGATCAACAGAAGGATACACACGCTGCTGCCTATGAAGAGGTTACTGGTAGATTGACTCTTGCGATGAAAGAAGTCGATGATGCCCGGCAGGAGATTGACCAGTTGAAGTCCAAGCAAGAGGACTTAAAGTTGGAGGTAAAGGCGAAGATTGAAGAACTTTCGAAGGTTAGACAAGATTTGTCTGATTCTAGAACGCAGAATTCAGATTTGTCGAACGAGGTCTCGTCATTGAAAGAGGAAATTGCTCGCTTGCATAATGCTATTCGCAATGCTCCTGCCACTGGCACCTTATCGCCCACTAGGAGTAAGCGTATTAGCTCTTACAGCGGTTTAGACAACATCGGCTCACCTAAACAGTGGAATGTTGTCTCCCTGAATAACGGGCTGATGGAGGAAGAGACTAGGTCCATTATGTCACAACTTTCTCAGATAAACGACGAGCTATACAAATTGTTGAACGATGATAGACCCTTGACATCCGAAATTGTAGAGGGATTGTTGAAGAGCGGTAAGATCCCCCAGCCAGGATTTGCCGCCAACTTAACCCGGAAGGAGGTATTGTATCCTGCTAGGGTTTTGATTATCATTTTGAGCGATATGTGGAGGTTAGGATTAACCGAGCAGAGCGAAAGGTTCTTAGCTGAGGTCTTATCTACGATTCAAACGTTGGTGACGAACTTAAAGGGTGACAACGTGATTATAAACGGTGCCTTCTGGTTGACCAACGTGCGTGAGCTGTACTCCTTTGCTATTTATGCGCACGATTCTATCCTAAACGATAATGCCTACATTAAGGATTTGAACGAGGATGAATACAAGCAGTACGTCACACTTGTGAGTGTTTTGAAGGATGACTTTGAGTCATTAAGCTATAATATCTACAACATTTGGTTGAAGAAATTGCAAAAAGAATTGGAAAAGAGGGCCGTTTCAGCTGTTGTTATGTCTCAGTCTCTTCCAGGGTTCATTGTACCTGAATCCTCTGCTTTTTTGCCAAAGATATTCTcgagctccagcagctACAAGATGGATGATATTCTAACTTTTTTCAACACGATATACTGGTCCATGAAGGCGTACCATGTGGAAACGGAAGTGTACCGTGAGGTCATAATGTCGTTATTGCGGTACGTTGATGCCATCTGCTTCAATGACTTGATCATGAAGCGGAACTTCCTGTCTTGGAAGCGTGGCTTGCAGTTGAACTACAATGTGACGAGATTGGAGGAGTGGTGCAAGGTTCATCACATTCCCGAAGGTAGCGATTGTCTAGAACACATGCTGCAGGCTTCAAAGTTGTTACAGCTAAAGAAGGCCAACATGGAGGACATCAACATTATTTGGGAGATCTGTTCCTCTTTGAAGCCAGCTCAAATCCAGAAATTGATTTCGCAGTACTCCGCCGCAGACTATGAAGTACCTATCCCTCAGGAGATCCTCAGCTTCGTGGCAGACAGAGTCAAGAAGGAGTCTGCGCTCTCCAATGACGGCAAGTCGGCCTCACACAGCAGTGACATCTTTTTGCCCGTGGCCACCGGTTCTTTCGCGGATCCGTTCAGTCAGATAGAACCACGCGAGATCAACAAGATAGAGGCTCACATTCCGGCTTGGTTGAACTTGCCAATATCAAGACGGGTCGTAGAGTTGATTACAGAAAATGTCTCTGCTCAGGAATCCCAGGCACAGGACTTGGAGTAG
- a CDS encoding SNAP receptor SNC2 (Syntenic homolog of Saccharomyces cerevisiae YOR327C (SNC2) and YAL030W (SNC1); 1-intron), with amino-acid sequence MSSSVPYDPYVPPEGAQSQSKAAALKAEIDDTVGIMRDNINKVAERGERLTSIQDKADNLAVSAQGFKRGANRVRKQMWWKDLKMRLCLVLVVVLLLIVIIVPIVVHFT; translated from the exons ATGTCTTCGTCTGTGCCATATGACCCATACGTTCCCCCAGAGGGGGCGCAGTCGCAGTCCAAAGCGGCCGCATTGAAAGCA GAAATCGATGACACGGTAGGCATAATGCGGGATAATATCAACAAGGTGGCGGAGCGTGGTGAACGGTTGACGTCGATACAGGACAAGGCGGACAACCTTGCTGTGTCTGCGCAAGGGTTCAAGCGCGGCGCGAACCGCGTCCGGAAACAGATGTGGTGGAAGGATTTGAAGATGCGGCTATGCTTAGTTCTTGTGGTGGTACTTCTCTTGATCGTTATCATCGTGCCGATTGTCGTACACTTCACTTAA